A single genomic interval of Alcaligenes sp. SDU_A2 harbors:
- a CDS encoding endonuclease/exonuclease/phosphatase family protein, translating to MSVIRVVSYNIHKGRSASGKRESLSDLRLGLYGLSPDLLFLQEVQGRNQLQGSLDAQHESLAAALHMHTAYGCNVVRQHTDHGNALLSRFPILQYENQDISDHRLEQRGLLHAVIEVDGRPVHCIVVHLGLFNNGRVRQVQALLDRIKRIVPADEPLLIAGDFNDWNNRLAPIFVQQLNLYEVFSFSPKGQADHRFKLRRPISWLRTMRQGIIQPAGGIQLGVNGAARMTPPPRTFPAVFPWLRLDRIYQRGFAVRNARVLVGDPWKQLSDHAPILTELELP from the coding sequence GTGTCGGTGATACGGGTAGTCAGCTACAACATTCACAAGGGCCGGTCGGCCTCCGGCAAGCGCGAGTCTTTGTCCGACTTGCGTCTGGGGCTGTACGGCCTGTCCCCCGACTTGCTGTTTTTGCAGGAAGTGCAGGGCCGCAACCAGTTGCAGGGCAGCCTGGATGCCCAGCACGAATCCTTGGCGGCGGCGCTGCACATGCATACGGCCTATGGCTGCAATGTGGTGCGCCAGCACACCGACCACGGCAATGCGCTGTTGTCGCGTTTCCCTATTCTGCAGTACGAAAACCAAGACATCTCGGACCACAGGCTGGAGCAGCGCGGTCTGCTGCACGCTGTAATCGAGGTCGATGGCCGGCCTGTGCATTGCATCGTGGTGCATCTGGGTTTGTTCAACAACGGCCGTGTGCGTCAGGTTCAGGCTTTGCTGGACCGTATCAAGCGTATCGTGCCGGCCGACGAACCCTTGCTGATCGCCGGCGATTTCAACGATTGGAATAACCGTCTGGCCCCGATTTTCGTGCAGCAACTGAATCTGTACGAAGTCTTTTCGTTTTCGCCCAAGGGGCAGGCCGACCATCGTTTCAAGCTGCGGCGTCCCATCAGTTGGTTGCGCACCATGCGTCAGGGCATCATTCAGCCGGCAGGCGGCATTCAGTTGGGCGTCAATGGTGCGGCGCGCATGACCCCGCCGCCACGCACCTTTCCGGCGGTGTTTCCCTGGCTGCGGCTGGACCGTATCTATCAGCGTGGTTTTGCCGTGCGCAATGCGCGTGTGCTGGTGGGCGATCCCTGGAAGCAGTTGTCGGATCATGCGCCCATTCTGACCGAGCTGGAGCTGCCCTGA
- the clsB gene encoding cardiolipin synthase ClsB — MPRLKPDPVWHEGNRITLLQNGQDFFPAICQAMAQAQSSIHLETYIFNLDDSGHRVLDALRQASDRGVRIRVVIDGFGSARHAQQIGAQLRAMRVRYRIYRPNPRGWREPRLSLRRLRRQHRKMLVVDERIGFVGGINVLDDFDDVPVLNGRTHPRFDFAVRCEGPIVDDMVRAQQALWLRMAWRRRGDWSSFTQRFVQWRERRQRRRQGLALQTEPVQDGLRATLLLRDNVRHRQQIEKAYLRLLETARSDVILANAYFFPGRTLRHQLEATAARGIRVRLLLQGHAEYFLQYRACRYMYGQLLDDGIELYEYNASYLHAKVAVVDDFAMVGSSNLDPFSLLLAREANVLIDDAGFAADLRQRLERELRECSTQVTAQQFRRLGPFSRLVDYLAYGMLRLGVLLTGKSSLY; from the coding sequence ATGCCACGCCTGAAACCTGATCCGGTCTGGCACGAGGGCAACCGGATTACGCTGTTGCAGAACGGCCAGGACTTTTTTCCGGCCATCTGTCAGGCGATGGCGCAGGCGCAAAGCAGCATCCATCTGGAAACCTATATCTTCAATCTGGATGACAGCGGCCATCGTGTGCTTGATGCGCTGCGCCAGGCCAGTGACCGGGGCGTGCGCATCCGGGTGGTCATCGATGGTTTTGGCAGTGCCCGCCATGCGCAGCAGATAGGAGCCCAATTGCGCGCCATGCGCGTGCGCTATCGTATTTACCGGCCCAACCCGCGCGGCTGGCGCGAACCGCGCCTGTCGCTGCGGCGGCTGCGCCGCCAGCACCGCAAAATGTTGGTAGTGGACGAGCGCATCGGTTTTGTAGGCGGCATCAATGTCCTGGACGACTTTGACGACGTACCGGTGCTGAATGGACGGACACACCCGCGTTTTGACTTTGCAGTGCGGTGCGAGGGCCCTATTGTCGACGATATGGTGCGTGCCCAGCAGGCGCTGTGGTTGCGCATGGCTTGGCGCCGACGTGGTGACTGGAGCAGCTTTACCCAGCGTTTTGTGCAGTGGCGCGAACGGCGGCAGCGGCGTCGTCAGGGGCTTGCTTTGCAGACGGAGCCGGTTCAAGATGGTCTGCGCGCGACCTTGCTGTTGCGCGACAATGTACGTCATCGTCAGCAAATCGAAAAAGCGTATCTGCGCCTGCTGGAGACGGCCCGCAGCGATGTGATCCTGGCCAATGCCTACTTCTTTCCCGGTCGTACGCTGCGTCATCAGCTGGAAGCCACGGCTGCCCGAGGCATACGGGTGCGCTTGCTGCTCCAAGGCCATGCCGAGTATTTTTTGCAGTATCGGGCTTGCCGTTATATGTATGGGCAATTGCTGGACGATGGCATCGAGCTGTACGAATACAACGCCAGCTACCTGCACGCCAAGGTGGCGGTGGTGGACGACTTTGCGATGGTGGGTTCGTCCAACCTGGACCCGTTCAGCTTGTTGTTGGCGCGCGAGGCCAATGTGTTGATTGACGATGCCGGCTTTGCTGCCGACCTGCGCCAGCGCTTGGAACGGGAGCTGCGAGAATGCTCCACCCAGGTTACGGCGCAGCAGTTTCGCCGCTTAGGGCCGTTTAGCCGTCTGGTCGATTATCTGGCCTATGGCATGTTGCGGCTGGGTGTGCTGCTGACCGGCAAGTCTTCGCTGTATTAG